From one Planktothrix agardhii NIES-204 genomic stretch:
- the hypE gene encoding hydrogenase expression/formation protein HypE, whose amino-acid sequence MTSNPDFSLTCPIPIQQYPHILLAHGGGGKLMRQLIDKMFLPTFGSSNQVEHDAATLQLNENKIAFTTDSYVVNPLFFPGGDIGSMAIYGTVNDLAMAGARPLYLSVGFILEEGLPIQTLWEIIISMKIAAEKAQVKIVTGDTKVVDKGKGDGIFINTSGIGIIKHNLTINSLSVKAGDAVIINGDLGRHGIAIMAVREGLEFETTIESDSAPVADVVLELLEAGIEIHCLRDLTRGGLASTLNEIATAAKVEIEIQETAIKVLEEVRGACEILGFDPVYVANEGRFAVFVPEKDIEKTLSILQAKIPESSLIGFVKQTSNPLVTMQSRIGAKRIIDMLSGEQLPRIC is encoded by the coding sequence ATGACCTCTAATCCAGATTTTAGTTTAACTTGTCCGATTCCGATTCAACAATACCCTCATATTTTACTCGCTCATGGGGGTGGAGGTAAACTCATGCGTCAATTAATTGACAAAATGTTTTTACCTACTTTTGGGAGTTCTAATCAAGTGGAACATGATGCAGCTACTCTACAATTAAACGAAAATAAAATAGCATTTACAACGGATTCCTATGTGGTGAATCCCCTATTTTTTCCAGGGGGAGATATTGGTTCAATGGCAATTTATGGAACCGTTAATGATTTGGCAATGGCGGGAGCTCGTCCTTTATATTTAAGTGTAGGTTTTATTTTAGAAGAAGGTTTACCAATTCAAACCTTATGGGAAATTATTATATCCATGAAAATAGCTGCCGAAAAAGCTCAGGTTAAAATTGTCACGGGAGATACTAAGGTTGTTGATAAGGGTAAGGGAGATGGGATTTTTATTAATACATCGGGTATCGGAATTATTAAACATAATTTAACTATTAATTCCCTATCTGTTAAAGCTGGGGATGCTGTTATTATTAATGGGGATTTGGGGCGACATGGGATTGCTATTATGGCGGTGCGAGAAGGATTAGAATTTGAAACGACTATAGAAAGTGATTCCGCGCCTGTGGCGGATGTGGTTTTAGAGTTATTAGAGGCGGGAATAGAAATTCACTGTTTACGCGATTTAACCCGGGGCGGTTTAGCGAGTACGTTAAATGAAATTGCTACTGCTGCTAAAGTTGAAATTGAAATTCAAGAAACGGCTATTAAGGTATTAGAAGAAGTTAGAGGTGCGTGTGAAATATTGGGATTTGATCCCGTTTATGTTGCTAATGAAGGACGGTTTGCGGTGTTTGTTCCCGAGAAGGATATTGAAAAAACCTTATCAATTTTACAGGCAAAAATACCCGAATCTAGTTTAATTGGTTTTGTGAAACAAACTTCAAATCCTTTGGTTACTATGCAAAGTAGAATAGGAGCAAAACGGATTATTGATATGTTGAGTGGAGAACAGTTACCTCGAATTTGTTAG
- a CDS encoding cell division inhibitor has translation MIFKRGDHPGFQTIPSMLACYPIGGMAKDLLNSKDKGASIQPLIMKVAVTGATGFVGSRLVERLQQQGHSVLVLTRHPERAKRVFSSYVYSQLEIIGYTPTISGTWQQVISGCDGVVNLAGAGIADERWTPQRKQEILESRATATQKLVEAIAQANSKPSVLVSASAIGYYGTSETALFDEHSPSGQDFLANVCLAWETSAQQVKETGTRLVILRLGIVLAMGGALGKMLTPFRMFAGGPLGSGEQWFSWIHREDLVNLILLSLTNSQIEGVLNATAPNPVRMGQLCHALGEVLNRPSWLPVPDFALEILLGDAAQVILEGQQVLPKRTLSYNFNYQYPTVKPALEDILSSS, from the coding sequence ATGATTTTTAAGCGGGGTGATCACCCAGGGTTTCAGACAATTCCCTCTATGTTAGCTTGTTACCCTATCGGGGGAATGGCTAAAGATTTGTTAAACTCTAAAGACAAAGGTGCGAGTATTCAGCCATTAATAATGAAAGTAGCAGTTACAGGAGCAACAGGTTTTGTCGGCAGTCGTTTAGTCGAACGACTCCAACAGCAAGGACATTCGGTATTAGTTCTCACCCGGCATCCAGAGCGGGCAAAACGGGTATTTTCCAGTTATGTCTATTCCCAGTTAGAAATTATTGGTTACACTCCCACCATATCCGGTACTTGGCAACAGGTGATTTCGGGATGTGATGGGGTGGTGAATTTAGCCGGGGCGGGAATTGCCGATGAAAGATGGACACCGCAACGCAAACAGGAAATTTTAGAAAGTCGGGCTACGGCTACCCAAAAATTAGTCGAAGCGATCGCACAAGCTAATTCTAAACCTAGTGTCCTGGTTAGTGCTTCGGCGATTGGCTATTACGGAACCAGCGAAACCGCCCTATTTGATGAACATAGTCCCTCTGGACAGGATTTTTTAGCCAATGTCTGTCTAGCTTGGGAAACCTCAGCCCAACAGGTTAAGGAAACCGGAACTCGTTTAGTAATTTTAAGATTGGGGATTGTTTTAGCCATGGGGGGAGCTTTGGGAAAAATGCTAACTCCCTTTAGAATGTTTGCCGGGGGGCCATTAGGTTCGGGAGAACAGTGGTTTTCTTGGATTCATCGAGAGGATTTAGTTAATTTAATCCTATTAAGTTTAACCAATTCTCAAATCGAAGGGGTACTAAATGCCACGGCTCCCAACCCCGTTAGAATGGGGCAATTGTGTCATGCTTTAGGGGAAGTTCTCAATCGTCCGTCTTGGCTTCCGGTTCCTGATTTTGCCCTGGAAATATTATTAGGAGATGCCGCCCAAGTCATTCTCGAAGGTCAACAAGTCCTACCTAAACGTACCCTATCCTACAATTTTAATTATCAATATCCGACGGTTAAACCTGCCCTAGAAGATATTTTATCTTCTTCATAA
- a CDS encoding putative glycosyl transferase, whose amino-acid sequence MRILIYSYNYYPEPIGIAPLMTELAEGLVRRGHEVRVVTGMPNYPERRIYQGYRNKLYLTEERNGVIIQRSYIWVRGPKPGLLDRLLLDSSFMVTSIVQAFNGWRPDIIFATVPPLLVSVPVGIYAWVRRCPVILNIQDIVSEAALRVKLVNPDGIVIKTAKFVEKFTYEKVNQISVIADGFVDKLVEVGIPNNKIAYIPNWVDTNFIKPLSKTNNSFRIKYQLEDKFVVLYSGNIALTQGLETVIKAAKLLGSIPEISFVIAGEQEALQQLEKICQEYKTENVLLIPLEPREKLPDMLAAADVGLVVQKRRVTVFNLPSKIPVLLASGCAIIGSVPDTGTAKEVILKSGGGIVVLPEDAESLAQAITDLHKNPAQLEALGKSGRKYAEEYYGIEQALDQYEQLFTQALTPE is encoded by the coding sequence ATGCGGATACTGATTTACTCCTATAACTATTATCCTGAACCGATTGGTATTGCTCCTCTGATGACAGAACTCGCAGAGGGTCTGGTCAGGCGCGGCCATGAAGTTCGGGTAGTTACGGGAATGCCCAATTACCCAGAACGCCGGATTTATCAGGGATACCGAAATAAGTTATATCTGACGGAAGAACGAAATGGGGTGATAATTCAGCGCAGCTATATTTGGGTGCGTGGCCCGAAACCCGGATTATTAGATCGTCTGCTACTTGATAGTAGTTTTATGGTGACAAGCATAGTTCAGGCGTTTAACGGTTGGCGACCTGATATTATTTTTGCTACGGTTCCTCCTTTATTGGTGAGTGTTCCGGTGGGTATTTATGCCTGGGTGCGCCGTTGTCCGGTGATCTTGAATATTCAGGATATTGTTTCGGAAGCTGCCTTGCGGGTGAAGTTGGTTAATCCCGATGGTATTGTGATTAAAACTGCTAAATTTGTGGAAAAGTTTACTTATGAAAAAGTAAATCAGATTAGTGTAATTGCGGATGGTTTTGTTGATAAATTAGTGGAAGTCGGCATCCCCAACAATAAAATTGCTTATATTCCGAATTGGGTAGATACTAATTTTATTAAACCTTTATCAAAAACGAATAATTCCTTTAGGATTAAGTATCAACTTGAAGATAAGTTTGTCGTTCTTTATTCTGGAAATATTGCTTTAACTCAAGGTTTAGAAACGGTGATTAAAGCAGCAAAGTTATTAGGGTCTATTCCTGAAATCTCTTTTGTCATTGCTGGGGAACAGGAGGCTTTACAACAGTTAGAAAAGATCTGTCAAGAATATAAAACGGAAAATGTTTTATTAATTCCCCTTGAACCAAGGGAAAAATTGCCCGATATGTTGGCGGCTGCGGATGTGGGATTAGTGGTGCAAAAAAGACGAGTAACGGTTTTTAATCTACCCTCAAAAATTCCGGTTTTATTAGCCAGTGGTTGTGCTATTATTGGCTCTGTTCCTGATACGGGAACCGCAAAAGAGGTGATTCTTAAAAGTGGCGGGGGAATTGTGGTACTTCCTGAAGATGCGGAGAGTTTAGCCCAGGCGATTACTGATCTTCACAAAAATCCAGCACAATTAGAAGCCTTGGGTAAATCTGGACGAAAATATGCTGAGGAATATTATGGTATTGAACAGGCGTTAGACCAGTATGAACAGTTATTTACACAAGCATTAACCCCCGAATAG
- a CDS encoding PBS lyase HEAT domain protein repeat-containing protein has translation MENSEIDFSQQELEALLNNILTELEQGDFQQRWEVSKILPSLGTPVLEPLLNILKDETADIEMRWFVARTLGNFKSEIIIEPLINLLKNSKSEPTEAEISLQEITIITLSNLGNSAIAPLIQLLEKPDSKLLATQALAQIRHSETIPPLLTVVNDPNSKIRAIAIEALGSFHDPRVIPILLEALNDPVADVRKQAVIGLGVRLNLLENINLVEKLKPLLWDIRPEVCQQTQLALARLKTDEAATALFEQVQSQSVPISLKIDGVRSLGWIETAKSLDYLQEILLTFDPQFNLNSNPETIEKITLVREIIPCIGRFETLELRKQAHQILVNFINSNHPAISDPKTKQLIALELGKLGLIEAINPLIKLLIDPNPSVRFHCISALKQIEPEQTYQYLQNLSHQKDISSDIKQAILIALSEISNQ, from the coding sequence ATGGAAAATTCAGAGATTGATTTTTCACAACAGGAACTGGAAGCATTACTCAATAATATTTTAACTGAGTTAGAACAGGGAGATTTTCAACAACGATGGGAAGTGAGCAAGATTTTACCCAGTTTAGGAACCCCTGTCTTAGAGCCATTGCTTAATATTTTAAAAGATGAAACGGCTGATATAGAAATGCGTTGGTTTGTAGCTAGAACTTTGGGTAATTTTAAATCGGAAATCATTATTGAACCTTTAATTAATCTGCTCAAAAATTCTAAATCTGAACCAACAGAAGCAGAAATATCCCTACAAGAAATAACGATTATTACTTTATCAAATCTAGGAAATTCAGCGATCGCACCTTTAATTCAATTATTAGAAAAACCCGATTCTAAATTATTAGCAACCCAAGCCCTAGCTCAAATTCGCCATTCTGAAACCATTCCCCCCTTGTTAACTGTTGTTAATGATCCAAATTCTAAAATTAGAGCGATCGCCATTGAAGCATTAGGTAGTTTTCATGATCCGAGGGTGATTCCGATTTTATTAGAGGCTTTAAATGATCCCGTTGCTGATGTCAGAAAACAAGCGGTAATTGGATTAGGAGTAAGATTAAATTTATTAGAAAATATCAATTTAGTCGAAAAACTTAAACCCTTATTATGGGATATTCGACCGGAAGTTTGTCAACAAACTCAACTCGCCTTAGCCCGTTTAAAAACCGATGAAGCTGCTACTGCTCTCTTTGAACAAGTACAATCTCAAAGTGTCCCCATTTCCTTAAAAATAGATGGGGTGCGTTCCTTGGGATGGATCGAAACTGCTAAAAGTTTAGATTATTTACAGGAAATTCTCTTGACTTTTGATCCTCAATTCAATCTAAATTCAAATCCAGAAACAATAGAAAAAATTACCCTAGTTAGAGAAATTATTCCGTGTATAGGAAGATTTGAAACCTTGGAATTGAGAAAACAAGCCCATCAAATTCTGGTCAATTTTATTAATAGTAATCATCCGGCAATTTCCGATCCTAAAACAAAACAATTGATTGCATTAGAATTGGGAAAACTAGGATTAATCGAGGCAATTAATCCCTTAATTAAGCTTTTGATTGATCCGAATCCCTCAGTACGATTCCATTGTATTTCAGCCTTAAAACAAATTGAGCCCGAACAAACCTATCAATATTTACAAAATTTATCCCATCAAAAAGATATTAGTTCTGATATTAAACAAGCAATTCTAATCGCTTTATCGGAAATCAGTAATCAGTAG
- the ntcB gene encoding nitrate assimilation transcriptional activator, producing the protein MRLEQLQSFLSVAETGSFQQAARKSGLTQSTISRQIQGLEEELGLPLFHRTTQVKLTIGGERFWPYARKICQAWDSAKEELASLLMGKQPELCVAVIHSVCSSYLPPVLQKFCYAYPEVQLRVTSLGSDRALKVLKDGLVDIAIIMNNRSFTVSGELLVDVLYQESIQVLMASNHPLAQYSQIPWDELIRYPQVVFKDGYGMQRLVQENFTKAGAKLNAVLELNTLDGFRGVIRQGELIALLPYSALVEAKTDPTLAVRELASPSKSSASSELMAEDVNTNWTREVVIVTTPDRMQIPPIAYFWQLVHDCIPNQSNGSIHALNPQMPLLK; encoded by the coding sequence ATGCGTTTAGAGCAACTGCAATCTTTTCTGTCCGTTGCTGAGACTGGAAGTTTTCAACAAGCAGCACGGAAATCGGGTCTAACTCAATCAACAATTAGTAGACAGATACAAGGACTAGAAGAAGAACTCGGTTTACCCTTGTTTCACCGCACGACTCAAGTTAAATTAACAATTGGGGGTGAACGCTTTTGGCCCTATGCTCGCAAAATTTGCCAAGCCTGGGATAGTGCTAAAGAAGAACTAGCATCTCTGTTGATGGGAAAACAGCCGGAACTTTGTGTGGCGGTAATTCATTCGGTTTGTTCCTCCTATTTACCTCCGGTTTTACAGAAGTTTTGTTATGCTTATCCAGAGGTTCAATTAAGGGTAACTTCTTTAGGAAGTGATCGGGCTTTAAAAGTGCTTAAAGATGGATTAGTAGATATTGCTATTATTATGAATAATCGTTCTTTTACCGTCAGTGGAGAACTTTTAGTTGATGTTCTGTATCAAGAATCTATTCAAGTATTAATGGCAAGCAATCATCCCTTAGCCCAATATTCTCAAATTCCTTGGGATGAATTAATTCGTTATCCGCAAGTTGTTTTTAAAGATGGTTATGGAATGCAGCGTTTAGTTCAAGAAAACTTTACTAAGGCCGGAGCCAAATTAAATGCCGTTTTAGAGTTAAATACATTAGATGGGTTTCGTGGAGTCATTCGTCAGGGGGAACTGATTGCATTATTACCATATTCTGCCCTAGTAGAAGCCAAAACCGATCCGACTTTGGCGGTTAGAGAATTAGCTTCCCCTTCCAAATCTTCGGCTTCTTCTGAGTTAATGGCTGAGGATGTAAATACAAATTGGACTCGTGAAGTGGTAATTGTGACCACACCCGATCGAATGCAAATTCCTCCGATCGCCTATTTTTGGCAATTAGTTCATGACTGTATTCCTAATCAAAGTAATGGCTCAATTCATGCTTTAAATCCTCAAATGCCTCTGTTAAAATAA
- the mobA gene encoding molybdopterin-guanine dinucleotide biosynthesis protein A, giving the protein MNDLSIAALILAGGQSSRMGEDKAFVLYEGKPLLQRVYEVAAICSQKVYIATPWPKRYQTLLTEDYEVILEKEPNQGPLIALSQGLSEIPFDWIWLLACDLPRLEPAMIQHWQTRLTVLPDTILAVIPQTKSRWEPLCGFYRRSAYDHLQGFMAPGGRSFQRWLSQIPVEPIELSEAESQMLLNCNRPDDLKP; this is encoded by the coding sequence ATGAATGATCTATCTATTGCTGCTTTAATTCTAGCTGGAGGTCAAAGTTCTCGCATGGGTGAGGATAAGGCTTTTGTTCTCTATGAAGGAAAACCCCTGCTTCAGCGAGTTTATGAAGTGGCGGCTATCTGTAGCCAAAAAGTATATATTGCTACACCTTGGCCGAAACGGTATCAAACTCTATTAACCGAGGATTACGAAGTTATATTAGAGAAGGAACCGAACCAAGGGCCATTAATCGCCCTATCCCAAGGATTATCAGAAATTCCCTTTGATTGGATTTGGTTATTAGCCTGTGATTTGCCGCGATTAGAACCCGCTATGATTCAACATTGGCAAACCCGTTTAACCGTTCTCCCCGATACAATTTTAGCCGTTATTCCTCAAACCAAGTCCCGTTGGGAACCCCTATGTGGGTTTTATCGCCGTTCCGCCTATGACCATTTACAAGGGTTTATGGCTCCCGGCGGTCGATCTTTTCAACGCTGGTTAAGCCAAATTCCTGTGGAACCGATTGAGCTATCGGAAGCAGAATCACAAATGTTATTAAATTGCAATAGACCGGACGACTTAAAACCGTAA
- a CDS encoding response regulator receiver modulated diguanylate cyclase, with the protein MILPAQKFPPLDCLIIDYDDQDVQILSEILGQQGYQIRRALNANVALEYLQIKIPDIIFWNFSELEDQRLNLNYFSQYCENNQQSVTIFLLISYSNHSYSIPLDYGGYYDYIRKPFNSQEIMLRIKNIQHYRQNQKVLSESLLQLEQEISARKAAESKLEEISQKLQTTTDKLKYLSRLDPLTQLANRPYFDEYLLREWQRLARERIYLSLIITDVDRFQGYNEVYGYDQGDICLQNIAQTMGTCIKRPADLVGRYSGEKFAILLPHTDRTGAIEVAKLIRAKIKQLEISHPKSEISPYLTLSLGVATAIPAPELPPHPLITVAEEALQEAKQQGGDRIGVGVHWR; encoded by the coding sequence ATGATTTTACCTGCCCAAAAATTTCCCCCATTGGATTGTTTGATTATTGATTATGATGACCAGGATGTACAAATTCTATCGGAAATTTTAGGTCAGCAAGGGTATCAAATCCGAAGGGCTTTAAATGCAAATGTGGCTTTAGAATATTTACAAATCAAGATTCCTGATATAATTTTTTGGAATTTTTCAGAACTTGAAGATCAAAGATTAAATCTTAACTATTTTTCTCAATATTGTGAAAATAATCAACAAAGTGTTACTATTTTTTTGTTGATTTCATATTCTAATCATAGCTATTCTATTCCCTTAGACTATGGCGGCTATTATGACTATATCAGAAAACCTTTTAATTCTCAAGAAATTATGCTTAGAATTAAAAATATCCAGCATTACCGTCAAAATCAGAAGGTTTTAAGCGAGTCTTTGCTTCAGTTAGAACAAGAAATATCAGCGCGTAAAGCCGCCGAAAGTAAACTTGAGGAAATTAGCCAGAAGTTACAAACAACAACGGATAAATTAAAGTATTTGAGTCGGCTTGACCCCTTAACTCAATTAGCAAATCGTCCTTATTTCGATGAATATTTATTAAGAGAATGGCAACGTTTAGCCAGGGAAAGAATATATTTATCCTTAATTATTACAGATGTGGATAGGTTTCAAGGTTATAATGAAGTTTATGGATATGATCAAGGAGATATCTGTTTACAAAATATTGCTCAAACTATGGGCACCTGTATTAAACGTCCGGCCGATTTAGTTGGGCGTTATAGTGGGGAAAAATTTGCAATTTTGCTTCCCCATACAGATAGGACTGGGGCGATCGAAGTTGCTAAGTTAATTAGAGCTAAAATTAAACAATTGGAAATTTCTCACCCTAAATCGGAGATCAGTCCCTACCTAACTCTGAGTTTGGGGGTAGCAACAGCTATTCCCGCACCGGAATTACCCCCACATCCTTTGATTACCGTTGCCGAAGAAGCTCTACAGGAGGCTAAACAGCAAGGTGGCGATCGCATTGGGGTGGGAGTCCATTGGCGTTAG
- a CDS encoding putative adenine-specific DNA-methyltransferase, which translates to MKYLDSNAIYYGRSEHKMLEIEPDSVALSLWSPPYFVGKKYEKEETFESWQLMLRKVINNHALVLKPGGFIVINIADILCFKDGEMPKIQALNISNQKCKVTKEMVLEAREKYPDYNRYKLAKLLGCSEQTIDRRLNGNNIRGGKHQIQTRVKLVGHYLEQYAQDVGIYLYDKRVWVKDPAWANSQWTSNTLKAVSEYEDLYIFWKPGEYVIDRSKLSTQEWKEWGARGVWYINSVRSNDDHEAKFPEELATRIIRLFSAEGDLVIDPFMGSGTTAVAAMKMNRQYIGIEKEFCYVKLAEDRLKNLTPVQLELNLDYFKTIS; encoded by the coding sequence ATGAAATATCTGGACTCTAATGCAATTTATTATGGTAGGTCAGAACATAAAATGCTTGAAATTGAGCCAGATAGCGTGGCTCTTAGTTTATGGTCGCCTCCATACTTTGTTGGAAAGAAATATGAAAAAGAGGAAACTTTTGAATCTTGGCAACTAATGTTGAGAAAAGTTATTAATAATCATGCTTTAGTTTTGAAGCCAGGGGGATTTATAGTTATCAATATTGCAGATATTTTATGCTTTAAAGATGGTGAAATGCCTAAAATACAAGCTCTCAACATTTCCAATCAAAAATGTAAAGTAACCAAAGAGATGGTATTAGAAGCTCGTGAGAAATATCCTGACTATAATCGCTATAAACTAGCCAAATTGCTGGGTTGCAGTGAGCAAACAATTGACAGAAGATTGAACGGAAATAATATTCGGGGTGGCAAACATCAGATTCAGACTAGAGTTAAGCTAGTGGGACATTATCTTGAACAGTATGCTCAGGATGTAGGGATTTATTTGTATGACAAGCGAGTTTGGGTAAAAGATCCAGCATGGGCAAATAGTCAGTGGACAAGCAATACATTGAAAGCAGTTAGTGAATATGAAGACTTGTATATCTTTTGGAAACCAGGAGAGTATGTGATTGATAGAAGCAAACTTTCAACCCAAGAATGGAAAGAATGGGGAGCAAGGGGTGTTTGGTATATCAATAGCGTTAGATCAAATGACGATCATGAAGCAAAATTTCCAGAGGAGTTGGCTACGCGCATAATTCGCTTGTTTAGTGCAGAGGGTGACTTAGTAATAGATCCATTTATGGGTAGTGGTACGACTGCTGTTGCTGCCATGAAAATGAATCGGCAATACATAGGCATAGAAAAAGAATTTTGCTATGTAAAGTTGGCTGAAGATAGGTTGAAAAACTTAACACCTGTTCAGCTAGAGCTAAATCTTGATTATTTTAAAACAATTTCTTGA
- the bglIR gene encoding type-2 restriction enzyme BglI, protein MFNKFRNSQYSIYNQARNYFIQNYDQLIGIEKFIALKIYEIVNNNIQQIANDFNEASNLYPFWQNYPPEERGRYPIGDQYPWIEVGEHSIGDKLPRLLEPYFSIRDVGLPTGADVRLVLTHPEINNLTNSFTDTCWLFLDIKSVGPRDDQSHAVMSPNQISGSGIWDSVDGGVSNTVIVAKGRNKSHLFHASIPPIYILSDGTVIPVIIVILKPVYKMLSLEEQSEDGGQPLGRISFATVPNGLLLHEQPNYLAQYPNLFFPGKDDKNTNPQKMRCRVSFEVLKSIANWRFQEIVLK, encoded by the coding sequence ATGTTTAATAAATTTAGAAATTCACAATACTCTATTTACAACCAAGCGAGAAACTACTTTATCCAAAACTACGATCAACTTATTGGAATTGAGAAGTTTATAGCTCTCAAAATTTACGAAATCGTCAATAATAATATCCAACAGATAGCCAATGATTTTAATGAAGCAAGCAATCTTTATCCATTTTGGCAAAATTATCCACCTGAAGAAAGAGGGAGATATCCTATAGGCGATCAGTATCCTTGGATAGAAGTTGGTGAACACAGTATTGGAGACAAATTGCCGAGGCTTTTAGAACCTTATTTTAGTATTCGAGATGTTGGTTTACCTACAGGTGCTGATGTGAGGTTAGTTCTTACGCACCCAGAAATCAATAACCTTACGAATAGTTTTACAGACACTTGTTGGTTATTTCTCGATATCAAATCGGTTGGCCCTAGAGATGACCAAAGCCATGCTGTAATGTCACCAAATCAAATTTCTGGGAGTGGTATATGGGATTCTGTTGATGGGGGTGTTTCTAATACAGTTATCGTTGCAAAAGGTAGAAATAAAAGCCATCTTTTCCATGCCAGTATTCCTCCAATTTATATTCTAAGCGATGGAACTGTGATTCCAGTTATAATAGTTATCCTCAAGCCTGTATATAAAATGTTATCGCTTGAAGAACAGTCAGAAGATGGTGGACAACCACTTGGGAGAATCAGCTTTGCAACAGTTCCAAATGGACTACTCTTACACGAACAACCGAACTATTTAGCTCAATACCCTAATTTGTTCTTCCCCGGAAAAGATGACAAGAACACAAATCCTCAAAAAATGCGTTGTCGAGTTAGTTTTGAAGTTTTAAAATCTATCGCCAATTGGAGATTTCAAGAAATTGTTTTAAAATAA
- a CDS encoding YiaAB two helix domain protein — MSNKQMLAQKDTSAWILQVWLSFILAVSTTAVGIAYLPVDIWVKGFMGMGLTFSVGSSFTLAKTVRDNYEADKLLSKVDQAKLEKLLAEYNPMK; from the coding sequence ATGAGCAATAAACAAATGTTGGCACAAAAAGATACATCAGCTTGGATTCTTCAAGTTTGGCTATCTTTTATTCTAGCTGTATCCACAACCGCCGTCGGTATTGCTTACCTTCCTGTTGATATTTGGGTGAAAGGATTTATGGGTATGGGTTTAACCTTTTCGGTGGGGTCTTCTTTTACTTTAGCTAAAACTGTTCGAGATAATTATGAAGCGGACAAATTATTATCTAAAGTTGATCAAGCTAAGTTAGAAAAATTATTAGCTGAATATAATCCGATGAAGTGA
- a CDS encoding hypothetical protein (protein of unknown function DUF820) translates to MSIVEEQIQTPTLLPEVQFPPSDLLSQEPPLESELHLRQILLLLNSLEWLWQNRDDFYAIGNLTIYYSQRQKKSEEFRGPDFFVVLGTERKPRNSWVVWEEDGKYPNVIIEMLSKTTANTDRGEKKEIYQDVFRTPDYFWFDPKTLEFAGFHIVEGQYQPIPPNENGWLWSQQLDLFLGILDNKLRFFTTGGELVLMPEEVVIQERQQRETLQQRADKLAAKLRELGIDPEQL, encoded by the coding sequence ATGTCTATTGTTGAAGAACAAATTCAAACCCCAACACTTCTCCCTGAAGTGCAATTTCCGCCCAGTGATTTATTGAGTCAGGAGCCTCCATTGGAAAGCGAACTCCATCTCCGCCAAATTCTACTTTTACTCAACTCATTAGAATGGTTATGGCAAAATCGAGATGATTTTTATGCGATTGGCAACTTAACCATTTATTATAGTCAACGTCAAAAAAAATCCGAAGAATTTCGCGGGCCAGATTTTTTTGTAGTTTTGGGAACTGAACGAAAACCCCGTAATAGTTGGGTTGTTTGGGAAGAAGATGGCAAATATCCTAATGTAATCATTGAAATGTTATCCAAAACAACGGCTAATACTGATCGCGGAGAAAAAAAAGAAATCTATCAGGATGTTTTTCGTACCCCAGACTATTTTTGGTTTGACCCAAAGACTTTAGAATTTGCCGGATTTCATATTGTTGAGGGTCAATATCAACCCATTCCACCCAATGAAAATGGCTGGTTATGGAGTCAACAATTAGACCTATTTTTAGGGATTCTTGATAATAAATTACGATTTTTTACAACAGGAGGAGAATTGGTTTTAATGCCTGAAGAAGTTGTTATTCAAGAACGACAACAACGAGAAACGTTACAGCAACGGGCTGATAAGTTAGCCGCTAAACTCCGAGAATTAGGAATTGATCCTGAACAACTTTAA